A genomic window from Motacilla alba alba isolate MOTALB_02 chromosome 2, Motacilla_alba_V1.0_pri, whole genome shotgun sequence includes:
- the LOC119697166 gene encoding solute carrier family 22 member 13-like, giving the protein MAEFGDLLRALGEFGLYQKLLILLLSLPLLLNPFQMVGQVFMVVEVPHHCDTSWIRAVGPNLTEEEQLNLTLPRGADGQFEQCSMFSPVDWDLDSILAYGLNHTQKCSSGWVYPSEQPPSLLTEFDLVCDRAFLNDVSQSIYMAGLLIGAMIFGMLSDRIGRRPVFLICVLLQGVFGLGIAFVPHFYVFMAFRCVVGAAVSGIMITVVSLATEWVGVSHRTKALMVTHTAFAIGQMSVAGLSYGIRNWRLLEIAGSAPMFALFFYIWVLPESARWLVTKGRIEEAKKVLQKAAATNKRSLPPELLQQLKPEKEVKSGSFLDLFRTKNLRKVTLIMSCVWFADSIVYYGLSLSVTDFGLDIYLTQLAFGAVELPARISCIFLLEWFGRKKVQGILLLLAGLICLILTGIPEDQPVVITVLAIIGKFTATAAFSTSYVYAAELFPTILRQTGVGLCSTMARVAGILAPLIIPLDQYHRAIPKAIFGSIPVLVALFCILLPETRGVDLADDTENEQLPAGEQKTEVSL; this is encoded by the exons ATGGCTGAGTTTGGGGATCTTCTGAGGGCTCTGGGGGAGTTTGGGCTCTACCAGAAACTGCtgatcctgctcctctctctcccGCTGCTTCTCAACCCTTTCCAAATGGTTGGCCAAGTGTTCATGGTTGTGGAAGTGCCTCACCACTGTGACACCAGCTGGATCCGCGCCGTCGGCCCCAACCTGAcggaggaagagcagctgaacCTCACCCTGCCCCGCGGCGCGGACGGGCAGTTTGAGCAGTGCTCCATGTTCTCCCCGGTGGACTGGGACCTGGATTCCATCCTGGCCTATGGACTGAACCACACGCAGAAGTGCAGCAGTGGCTGGGTGTACCCCTCGGAACAGCCACCGTCCCTGCTGACCGAG tTTGACCTGGTGTGTGACAGGGCGTTCCTGAATGATGTCTCCCAGTCCATCTACATGGCTGGGCTTCTCATTGGAGCCATGATCTTTGGGATGCTAAGTGACAG GATAGGCAGGCGGCCAGTCTTTCTCATCTGCGTCCTCCTCCAGGGTGTGTTTGGCCTGGGAATTGCCTTTGTGCCCCATTTCTATGTGTTCATGGCCTTCAGGTGTGTCGTGGGAGCTGCGGTGTCAGGAATTATGATCACAGTTGTATCCCTGG CTACAGAATGGGTTGGTGTCTCCCACCGGACAAAGGCACTGATGGTCACTCACACAGCATTCGCCATCGGGCAGATGTCAGTGGCTGGTTTGAGTTATGGAATTCGCAACTGGAGGCTGCTGGAGATTGCAGGATCTGCTCCTATGTTTGCCCTTTTCTTCTACATCTG GGTGCTCCCAGAGTCAGCTCGCTGGCTGGTGACCAAGGGCAGAATCGAGGAAGCCAAGAAGGTGCTGCAGAAGGCGGCAGCCACCAACAAGCGCAGCCTCCcaccagagctcctgcagcag cTGAAGCCTGAGAAAGAGGTCAAGTCTGGAAGCTTCCTGGATCTCTTCAGGACAAAGAACCTGCGGAAGGTGACTTTAATCATGTCATGTGTCTG GTTTGCAGACAGCATTGTCTACTACGGGCTGAGCCTCAGCGTGACAGATTTTGGTCTGGACATCTACCTGACACAGCTGGCCTTTGGGGCAGTGGAGCTCCCAGCTCgaatttcctgcattttcctgctggagTGGTTTGGGAGGAAGAAAGTGCAGGGcattctcctgctgctggctggcctGATATGTCTCATCCTCACTGGCATCCCTGAAG ACCAGCCCGTGGTAATCACTGTCCTGGCCATCATTGGCAAGTTCACAGCCACGGCCGCTTTCTCCACCTCCTATGTCTATGCCGCTGAGCTCTTCCCCACCATCCTCAG ACAGAcaggtgtggggctgtgctcGACCATGGCGAGGGTGGCCGGGATCCTGGCCCCGCTGATCATTCCCCTGGACCAGTACCACCGGGCCATCCCCAAAGCCATCTTtgggagcatccctgtgctggtggccctcttctgcatcctgctgcctgAGACCCGCGGCGTTGACCTGGCAGATGACACAGAGAATGAACAACTTCCAGCTGGG GAGCAGAAAACTGAAGTGTCTCTCTGA
- the LOC119698331 gene encoding solute carrier family 22 member 13-like, which translates to MAEFGDLLRALGEFGLYQKLLILLLSLPLLLNPFQMFGQVFMVVEVPHHCDTSWIRAVGPNLTEEEQLNLTLPRGADGQFEQCSMFSPVDWDLDSILAYGLNHTQKCSSGWVYPSEQPPSLLTEFDLVCDRAFLNDVSQSIYMAGLLIGAMIFGMLSDRIGRRPVLLICIFLQCVFGLGIAFVPHFYVFMAFRCVVGTAVSGIMITVASLAMEWVGVSHRTKALMVTHTIGALGVMLVSGLTYGIRNWRLLEIAGSAPMFALFFYIWVLPESARWLVTKGRIEEAKKVLQKAAATNKRSLPPELLQQLKPEKEVKSGSFLDLFRKNHLRKVTLIMSCVWFADSIVYYGLSLSVTDFGLDIYLTQLAFGAVELPARISCIFLLEWFGRKKVQGILLLLAGLICLILTGIPEDQPVVITVLAIIGKFTATAAFSTSYVYAAELFPTILRQTGVGLCSTMARVAGILAPLIIPLDQYHRAIPKAIFGSIPVLVALFCILLPETRGIDLADDTENEQLPAGVGTGNSEFKRKKYPKLHI; encoded by the exons ATGGCTGAGTTTGGGGATCTTCTGAGGGCTCTGGGGGAGTTTGGGCTCTACCAGAAACTGCtgatcctgctcctctctctcccaCTGCTTCTCAATCCTTTCCAAATGTTTGGCCAAGTGTTCATGGTTGTGGAAGTGCCTCACCACTGTGACACCAGCTGGATCCGCGCCGTCGGCCCCAACCTGAcggaggaagagcagctgaacCTCACCCTGCCCCGCGGCGCGGACGGGCAGTTTGAGCAGTGCTCCATGTTCTCCCCGGTGGACTGGGACCTGGATTCCATCCTGGCCTATGGACTGAACCACACGCAGAAGTGCAGCAGTGGCTGGGTGTACCCCTCGGAACAGCCACCGTCCCTGCTGACCGAG tTTGACCTGGTGTGTGACAGGGCGTTCCTGAATGATGTCTCCCAGTCCATCTACATGGCTGGGCTTCTCATTGGAGCCATGATCTTTGGGATGCTAAGTGACAG GATAGGCAGGCGGCCAGTCCTTCTTATCTGCATCTTCCTCCAGTGTGTATTTGGCCTGGGAATTGCCTTTGTGCCCCATTTCTATGTGTTCATGGCCTTCAGGTGTGTCGTGGGAACTGCGGTGTCAGGAATTATGATCACAGTCGCATCCCTGG CTATGGAATGGGTTGGTGTCTCCCACCGGACAAAGGCACTGATGGTCACTCACACGATTGGCGCTCTCGGGGTCATGTTGGTGTCTGGTTTGACTTATGGAATTCGCAACTGGAGGCTACTGGAGATTGCAGGATCTGCTCCTATGTTTGCCCTTTTCTTCTACATCTG GGTGCTCCCAGAGTCAGCTCGCTGGCTGGTGACCAAGGGCAGAATCGAGGAAGCCAAGAAGGTGCTGCAGAAGGCGGCAGCCACCAACAAGCGCAGCCTCCcaccagagctcctgcagcag tTGAAGCCTGAGAAAGAGGTCAAGTCTGGAAGCTTCCTGGATCTCTTTCGGAAGAATCACCTGCGGAAGGTGACTTTAATCATGTCATGTGTCTG GTTTGCAGACAGCATTGTCTACTACGGGCTGAGCCTCAGCGTGACAGATTTTGGTCTGGACATCTACCTGACACAGCTGGCCTTTGGGGCAGTGGAGCTCCCAGCTCgaatttcctgcattttcctgctggagTGGTTTGGGAGGAAGAAAGTGCAGGGcattctcctgctgctggctggcctGATATGTCTCATCCTCACTGGCATCCCTGAAG ACCAGCCCGTGGTAATCACCGTCCTGGCCATCATTGGCAAGTTCACAGCCACGGCCGCTTTCTCCACCTCCTACGTCTATGCCGCTGAGCTCTTCCCCACCATCCTCAG gcagacaggtgtggggctgtgctcGACCATGGCGAGGGTGGCCGGGATCCTGGCCCCGCTGATCATTCCCCTGGACCAGTACCACCGGGCCATCCCCAAAGCCATCTTtgggagcatccctgtgctggtggccctcttctgcatcctgctgcctgAGACCCGTGGCATTGACCTGGCAGATGACACAGAGAATGAACAACTTCCAGCTGGGGTGGGTACAGGGAACTCTgaatttaagaggaaaaaatatccaaaactGCACATTTAA